A genomic region of Deltaproteobacteria bacterium contains the following coding sequences:
- a CDS encoding acyl-CoA thioesterase: protein MGVVYYANYLHMFERGRSELIRSLGLSYATVEERGIFLPVREAQCRYVAPARYDQIVQIRTELAGQGRASLSFAYAIMDENKTAILTRGTTQHAVVDASGKPTRVPAWLTAMFG, encoded by the coding sequence ATGGGCGTTGTCTATTATGCCAATTATCTTCATATGTTCGAACGTGGACGAAGCGAACTGATCCGAAGCCTGGGCTTGAGCTACGCCACAGTGGAAGAACGTGGCATCTTCCTGCCCGTGCGCGAAGCCCAATGCCGCTACGTCGCTCCGGCCCGATACGACCAGATCGTCCAAATCCGGACCGAACTGGCCGGACAAGGCCGAGCCAGCCTGTCCTTTGCCTACGCCATCATGGACGAAAACAAGACCGCGATCCTGACCAGGGGCACGACCCAGCACGCCGTGGTCGACGCCTCCGGCAAGCCGACCCGCGTCCCGGCGTGGTTAACCGCCATGTTCGGATAA
- a CDS encoding amidohydrolase, which yields MIDCHAHVFPPKVGAKLMASIGREFGRTPAGDGSVGDLLTRLDRAGLARAICHTAALRPDQMIPANTWMISLGRDHPQLVPFGTIHPGHPDWKGQLDRLERHGILGIKLHPDLTGIPLDADSWRPIWETIQGRFLVVLHMGGTGPGQPTLSRPRALARVMDEFPRLEYIAAHLGGLFWWEEALRELAGRPLYLDTAGCPEAIPPEIFNAILKRHDPGRILFGSDYPLFSPEQELAALGRLLADGPVALDTILGNGERLVRSLDDQHKHAGAPRQH from the coding sequence ATGATCGACTGCCACGCGCATGTTTTCCCGCCCAAGGTCGGGGCCAAGCTCATGGCCTCCATCGGGAGGGAATTCGGCAGGACGCCAGCGGGGGACGGTTCCGTGGGCGACCTGCTGACGCGCCTGGACCGAGCGGGCCTCGCGCGGGCCATTTGTCACACGGCGGCCCTGCGCCCCGACCAAATGATCCCGGCCAACACATGGATGATCAGTCTGGGCCGCGACCATCCCCAGCTCGTGCCCTTCGGCACGATCCATCCCGGACATCCCGACTGGAAAGGCCAACTGGACCGCCTGGAACGGCACGGAATCCTCGGAATCAAGCTCCACCCGGATTTGACCGGCATCCCGTTGGACGCGGACTCGTGGCGACCCATCTGGGAAACAATCCAGGGCCGATTCCTGGTCGTGCTGCACATGGGCGGCACGGGACCGGGCCAACCGACCCTGTCCAGACCCAGGGCACTGGCCCGCGTCATGGACGAGTTCCCCCGTCTGGAGTACATCGCCGCCCATTTGGGCGGGTTGTTCTGGTGGGAAGAAGCGCTGCGGGAACTGGCGGGGCGCCCCCTGTACCTGGACACAGCCGGCTGTCCCGAAGCCATCCCGCCGGAAATCTTCAACGCCATCCTAAAGCGGCACGATCCCGGGCGCATCCTTTTTGGCAGTGACTATCCCCTCTTTTCTCCCGAGCAGGAGCTCGCGGCCCTGGGCCGGCTGCTCGCGGACGGGCCGGTCGCCCTGGACACGATCTTGGGCAATGGCGAGCGTCTGGTCCGCAGTCTGGACGACCAGCATAAACATGCCGGCGCGCCGCGCCAGCATTGA
- the lysS gene encoding lysine--tRNA ligase, with product MTQDQTNTPNEKQLLRHRKEKAQFLLDAGIPLYPNDFRRTAEIGDVLDIHGSKTEDELLQDDITFAVCGRIMAHRSFGKATFFHIQDVSGRIQVYAQRDDLGAEAYTVFKKFEIGDIVGVTGTLFRTKTGELTIKSASVRLLSKSMRPLPEKYHGLKDVETRYRQRYVDLLVNDRAKEIFRKRTAIVQFIRTFLNERRFMEVETPMMQPIAGGATAKPFKTHHNALDMELFLRIAPELYLKRLLVGGFDRVYEINRNFRNEGIDTRHNPEFTMIEFYWAYATFVDLMDLTQDMFSSLAQAVNGTPLVEYQGDIIDLKNGWVRMPFHESLEKIGGVSPEIYLDYDKCKDLALKLGEAVQKDEKLGKLQAKVFDNLVEPKLIQPHFIYHYPTDISPLSRKNDENPEITDRFELFICGQEMANAFSELNDPYDQKNRFEEQVREKAAGDDEAHAMDEDYIRALEYGMPPAAGQGIGIDRLVMLLTDSPSIREVILFPLLRPEIAS from the coding sequence TTGACACAAGATCAAACCAATACCCCCAACGAAAAGCAACTGCTGCGACACCGCAAGGAAAAAGCGCAGTTTCTGCTGGACGCGGGTATTCCCCTCTATCCAAACGATTTTCGCCGTACCGCCGAAATTGGTGACGTTCTGGACATACATGGCTCCAAAACCGAGGACGAACTGCTCCAGGACGACATCACCTTCGCGGTCTGTGGGCGGATCATGGCCCACCGCTCCTTTGGCAAGGCGACTTTTTTTCATATTCAGGACGTCTCCGGCCGCATTCAGGTCTATGCCCAACGCGACGACCTGGGAGCGGAAGCCTATACCGTTTTCAAAAAATTCGAAATCGGAGACATTGTCGGAGTCACCGGAACCCTGTTTCGGACCAAGACCGGAGAACTGACCATCAAATCAGCCTCGGTTCGTCTCCTATCCAAATCCATGCGCCCCCTGCCGGAAAAATATCATGGGCTCAAGGATGTCGAAACCCGTTACCGCCAGCGCTATGTGGATCTTCTGGTCAATGACCGGGCCAAAGAAATTTTCCGCAAGCGCACGGCCATTGTGCAGTTCATCCGCACGTTTCTGAATGAACGCCGCTTCATGGAAGTGGAAACCCCCATGATGCAGCCCATCGCGGGCGGCGCCACGGCCAAGCCGTTCAAAACCCACCATAACGCCCTGGACATGGAACTGTTCCTGCGCATCGCGCCGGAACTCTACCTCAAACGGCTCCTGGTGGGAGGATTTGACCGGGTCTATGAAATCAATCGCAATTTCCGCAATGAAGGCATTGACACCAGGCATAACCCGGAATTCACCATGATTGAATTCTACTGGGCCTACGCCACCTTCGTCGACTTGATGGATTTGACCCAGGATATGTTCAGCAGTCTGGCCCAAGCCGTGAACGGAACCCCTCTCGTGGAATACCAGGGCGACATCATCGACCTGAAGAATGGCTGGGTGCGCATGCCGTTCCATGAATCCCTGGAAAAAATCGGCGGCGTCTCCCCGGAAATCTATTTGGATTACGACAAGTGCAAGGATTTGGCCCTGAAACTCGGGGAAGCCGTGCAGAAAGACGAAAAACTCGGCAAGCTCCAGGCCAAGGTGTTCGACAACCTAGTCGAGCCCAAGCTCATCCAACCGCATTTCATCTACCATTACCCGACGGACATCTCGCCCCTTTCGCGCAAAAACGACGAAAATCCCGAAATCACGGACCGATTCGAGCTCTTCATCTGCGGTCAGGAAATGGCCAATGCCTTTTCGGAGCTGAACGATCCCTATGATCAAAAAAACCGATTCGAGGAACAGGTACGGGAAAAAGCGGCCGGAGACGACGAGGCCCACGCCATGGACGAGGACTACATCCGCGCCCTGGAATACGGCATGCCCCCGGCCGCGGGACAAGGCATCGGCATCGACCGGCTGGTCATGCTGCTGACGGACTCTCCTTCCATCCGGGAAGTCATCCTTTTCCCATTGCTGCGTCCGGAAATCGCCTCCTAG
- a CDS encoding lipoprotein-releasing ABC transporter permease subunit encodes MHFELFVSLRYLLARRKQAFISVISLISVLGVAIGVASLIVVLGVMNGFSENLRDKILGINSHLILGSLKQTIPDYDRLVRRSLATEGIAAATPFIYYEAMLSTPSGVKGVILRGIDPQSAGTVLTVEKDLILGSLADLDRSTEEPGIVIGKELATRLGLTLGDRASLLSPSGKKSAAGFSPKIMFFTVVGVFHSGMYEYDSSLAFVSIPAAQKVLGFETDVVTGIEYKVTDIDNVQHIGDLLVRSLGGFPYYSRNWIEMNQNLFSALKLEKTAMAVILIMIVLVGSFSIITTLVMMVMEKTKDIAVLMALGATPTQIRNIFILQGTLIGAVGTALGFVLGLGVCSLLKKYQFIKLPSDVYYLDHLPVKIELMDISCIGLAALALCFLATLYPARQAARMHPTEALRYE; translated from the coding sequence ATGCACTTTGAACTCTTTGTTTCGTTGCGCTATCTTTTGGCACGCCGCAAACAAGCCTTTATTTCCGTCATCTCCCTGATCTCGGTGTTGGGCGTGGCCATTGGCGTGGCCTCGCTGATTGTTGTCCTGGGAGTCATGAACGGATTCAGTGAAAATCTCCGGGACAAAATCCTGGGCATCAATTCCCACCTCATCCTGGGCAGTCTCAAACAAACCATTCCCGATTATGACAGACTGGTGCGCAGGAGCCTCGCGACGGAAGGCATCGCCGCGGCCACGCCCTTCATCTACTACGAAGCCATGCTCTCCACGCCGAGCGGCGTGAAAGGCGTGATTTTACGAGGTATAGATCCCCAAAGCGCGGGCACGGTCCTGACCGTGGAAAAGGACCTGATACTCGGCTCCTTGGCCGACCTGGATCGATCCACGGAAGAGCCGGGCATTGTCATCGGCAAGGAGTTGGCCACCCGCCTCGGACTGACCCTGGGCGACCGCGCCAGTCTCCTCTCGCCCAGCGGCAAAAAATCCGCAGCCGGATTTTCCCCCAAGATCATGTTCTTCACCGTGGTCGGGGTTTTCCACTCGGGCATGTACGAGTATGATTCATCCCTGGCCTTCGTGTCCATCCCGGCCGCCCAGAAGGTGCTGGGTTTCGAAACAGACGTGGTCACGGGCATCGAGTACAAAGTCACCGACATCGACAACGTGCAACACATTGGTGATCTCCTGGTCCGCAGCCTGGGTGGCTTTCCGTACTATTCGCGCAACTGGATCGAAATGAACCAAAATCTGTTTTCGGCGTTGAAGCTGGAAAAAACCGCCATGGCCGTCATCCTGATCATGATCGTGCTGGTGGGCTCCTTTTCCATCATCACCACCCTGGTCATGATGGTCATGGAAAAAACCAAGGACATCGCGGTTCTCATGGCCCTGGGCGCGACTCCCACGCAAATTCGCAATATCTTTATCCTTCAGGGTACCCTCATCGGAGCCGTGGGCACGGCCCTGGGCTTTGTCCTGGGATTGGGCGTCTGTTCCCTGCTCAAAAAATATCAATTCATCAAGCTGCCTTCCGATGTCTATTACCTGGATCATCTGCCCGTGAAAATCGAGCTCATGGACATTTCCTGCATCGGCCTCGCGGCCCTGGCCCTGTGCTTTCTGGCCACCCTCTATCCGGCGCGCCAAGCAGCCAGAATGCACCCCACCGAGGCGCTGCGCTATGAATGA
- a CDS encoding ABC transporter ATP-binding protein: MNDLYRLERIAKEYEQGEDTVTVLKALDLVVRPGDSLAIVGASGSGKSTLLQIMGTLDVPSSGHIFFKNEDISTLGWKDRAAIRNRNIGFVFQFHHLLPEFSTRENVAMPGIIGGMRRAEALDKADAALHRVGLAHRLHHRVTTLSGGERQRAAIARAILLEPEVILADEPTGNLDERTGREINELLVHLNTDQGVTLIIVTHNAELAQCMRRTLELRSGELYES, translated from the coding sequence ATGAATGACCTTTACCGGCTGGAAAGAATCGCCAAGGAATACGAACAGGGCGAGGACACAGTAACCGTGCTCAAGGCCTTGGATCTGGTCGTGCGACCAGGAGATTCCCTGGCCATCGTCGGCGCGTCCGGCTCGGGAAAAAGCACGCTTCTGCAAATCATGGGCACCCTGGACGTGCCTTCGTCCGGTCACATTTTCTTCAAAAACGAGGACATCTCGACCCTCGGCTGGAAGGATCGGGCCGCCATTCGCAACCGGAATATCGGCTTTGTCTTCCAGTTCCACCACCTTCTGCCCGAGTTTTCGACCCGGGAAAACGTGGCCATGCCCGGAATCATCGGCGGCATGCGCCGCGCGGAAGCCCTGGACAAGGCCGACGCGGCCCTGCATCGCGTGGGGCTTGCGCACCGCCTCCATCACAGGGTAACCACCCTGTCCGGCGGCGAGCGGCAGAGAGCCGCCATCGCCAGGGCCATCCTGCTGGAGCCAGAAGTCATCCTCGCCGACGAACCCACGGGCAACCTTGACGAACGCACTGGCAGGGAAATCAATGAACTTTTGGTGCATCTGAACACGGATCAGGGCGTGACCCTGATCATTGTCACCCATAACGCCGAACTCGCCCAATGCATGCGGCGCACCTTGGAGCTTCGTTCCGGAGAATTGTATGAATCATAA